TCCGCGACGAGCAGCGGTAGTACACGGCGCCCGTTTTCGAACCGACGGACAGTTACTCCCCGATCACCCGTTCGAACAGCGCGAGCACCACGGAGTGTACCTCGACGAGCACGACGACGCTCGCGACGATGATCGCGACCTGAAGCGTCGAGGAGAGGAGCCCCAGCGAGACGATCAGGGTCGTCGCACACGCCGGCGCGTGGTTCGTGTTCGTCGCGATCATTCCCCAGCTCGTCAGGACGATCGAGCAGACGCCGCTGGCGGCGAGGCGCAGCCCGTCGGGGGAAAACGCCGCCGGCGTCGTCGTGATCGCCACGCCGTTGGCGAGGAGGGTGTAGGCGACGAGACCGACGATCCCGCCGATGAGGTGGCTGCCGACGATTCTATACGTTCTGGTGCGCTCGCCGCGGCGATCGAACGCGAGAATGAACGCCGAGGGGCCGAGACTCGGGAAAACGAAGGGCTGGCCGCTCGCCCATGCAACGAGCCCGAGGACCGTAAAGAGGAACCCCGCATAGAGGCTCGTCCCCAGTCGCCGTCGAACCATATCCGTCCTCCACCGTCGCGTCCTAAAACCCTGTCCAACCCGTCGGCAGTGCCCACAGCTCCGTAATCGGCAGATTGAGGTGTCGAACGCGTCTACGCGGATCCACTGTGAGTGACTCGGATGACCTCGTGCCGCCAGCGAACACGATGCGCGAGCGAACCGACGAGAGCACGGTGAAGATCTGGTTTCTCATCACGGCCAATCGATGGCTCGTCACCGCCGTCCTCTCGGCCGTGATGGTCGCCATCTTCGTCGGGCTCTACTTCCTCGGGCCGACCAACCTGCGGGGCGTTCTGAGTGCGTCGTCGGTCGGCAACGTCTTCGGCTCGGTGATCATCGCCGTCACCACCGGCGTCTCGCTCATCCTGGCCATCGCCCAGCTCGTGTTGTCCGAGCAGATGGGGCCGCTCGGCGAGAAACAGGCCGAGATGCGCGACCAGATTGACTTTCGTAGCGATGTTGAGGACCGGATCGACGCCGCCGTCGGCCCCGCGACCCCCTCGGCGTTCCTCTCGGCGCTCATCGAGGCGGTCGACCGGCAGGCACGAGCGCTCGACGAGTCGCTCGCGGACGACGATGTCGAGGAACTGCACGCGTACGCCGACTCGCTCATCGACCACGGCAAGCGGGTCAGCGACCAACTCGAGAGCACCGAGTTCGGCTCCTTCGAGGTGATCCTGCCGGTGTTGAACTACAACTACTCATGGAAGATCGTCGCCGGCCGGAAGCTCTCGGCCAAACACGCCGACTCGATCACGGACGAGACCGCCGAGCACCTCGACGCGGTGGTCGAGGCGCTGCGGTTTTTCGCGCCCGCCCGCGAGTACTTCAAAATGCTGTACTTCCAGTGGGAGATAAACAACATCGCGCGGGGCGTGCTGTACGCCTCGGTTCCGTCGCTCGCGCTTGCGGCCTACATGATCCTCGCGTTCGACGCGACCCTCATTACGGGATCGGTGCTCGGGCTCCCCTATCGCTATCTCGCCGTCGGCGTCATGTACTCCCTCGCGCTGTTGCCGTTTACGGTGGTGCTCGCCTACATCCTGCGGATCGTCACCGTCACGAAACGGACCCTGGCGCTCGGGCCCTTCATCCTCCGGGAGACCAAACAGACGGGCGAGGTCGACTGAACCGGATCGTCAGTGCTCGGTCACGTCCGTCACGGCCGCCGTCCCCTCCTCGACTTCCTTGTTCGGGACCATCGGTCCGATCGAGGCCGTCCGTCGGGTGACCGTCGCCGAGCGAAGCACGAACGCCGAAAGCAGCGCCAGCGGCGAGAGCACCACGAGGATCAGCGGGATGATCACCTGTGGGGCGATCTCCGGCGAGATGGTCAGCCCGCCTGATTCACCGTACAGCAAGCCGGTGCTCAACGCCGCGAGGACCGCCGGGATTCCGAGGTAGGTGATCAGCCGTGAGAGCCGCGAGAGCTCCCGCTCCATGTACGTCGTCTTGAAGTGCGAGCGCGCGACGTTGAACAGCTGGAGGGTCTCGATCAGATCGGTCAGGGCCTCGTCGCTTTCCTCGTCGATCCCCTCCGCGTGTTCGTTCTGGAGGTAGCGTCCGGCGTAGATCTGCTGGGAGTCGTCGTAGTCGATCGTGAGCGAAACGGCTCGAAAGGTCCCGAAATCGGCGTCGTCGAGACGGTCGCGGGCTTCGCCGGCGGTCTCGGCGACGGTCCGTGCGTACTCGGAGATCTCCCGCTCGCGTTCGTTGTCCTCTGCGACCGTCTCCCCGAGGCGGATCGCCCGGTCTTCGACTGCACTCATCACCACTTCGAGCAGCGCGGTCGGTTCGGCGGGACTGGCGTGAACGTCCGCTTTCCGTGCGATGTCCTCGCGCAGTTCCATCACGCCGTCGAGACGCTCGCGCAGTTGGCTGGCGGCGGCGAACTGCCGCGAGAGGATCAGCTGGTTGATCGTGATGACGATCGTGACGACGCTGA
The DNA window shown above is from Halalkalicoccus subterraneus and carries:
- a CDS encoding HPP family protein; its protein translation is MVRRRLGTSLYAGFLFTVLGLVAWASGQPFVFPSLGPSAFILAFDRRGERTRTYRIVGSHLIGGIVGLVAYTLLANGVAITTTPAAFSPDGLRLAASGVCSIVLTSWGMIATNTNHAPACATTLIVSLGLLSSTLQVAIIVASVVVLVEVHSVVLALFERVIGE